TATCCCGAACTGTACTTTACACCACGGTTAGCAAATCCTTTATTTGCGAAATTCTGGCAGATATTGCTTGCGATCGTGTTCATTGTCTGGTTAGATGCATCGTATAACCACACCTCTGTACCGCCAGCTGATTCCGCTCCTGCCGCATTCATGTGCAAGGTGACATAGATATCGCACCCCGCACTATTCGCCTTATTTGTGCCGTCAGACAGCTCACCAGACACATTGGATGCGTTGGAATTACAATCAACCACAGTATGACCGACAGCCTGTAACATTGGTGCGAGCTCATTGTAGATCTTCCGCACTTCTACCTGCTCATCGATCAGACCGATTGCTCCTTTACAATTTGGGGAATGCCCTCCCCTTAAGCCAATTTTCATTCTTTTTCTTCCTCCTGATTTTCCGTTTCAAATGCCTTTTCCAGTTCCTCTGCGGATACTCTACCAAATTCGTTCTGTTCGCTCATGTTCTCACCTCCTTGTGCGATGTCGCACAATAAAAGAGAGCCTGTTTCCAAGCCCTCTGAAATTATCTACTTATATGTAAGCGCCCTCTCTGAATCTCCTGTGCCCGGTGTCGTTGGGTCTACCACTACACCAAGGATTGCCAGCACTGCAAAGAGTGCATTGATTACAGTCAATAACTTATCTCCAAGGTCTCCAAGGTCGATGGTAAGACCAAACACTGCCGCAATTGCCTGTATCAACAGTAAGATTGCCGGGATCAGCGCCACCCAGAATGCCTTGTTTTTGATTCTTACAATCCAATTGATTTTTTTCATGGTTCTACCTCCTTTAAAAAAGCATTGCTGCTACTGCACCGATAATAGCTCCAATGAGAGCGGTAACAACCCCATCCCATCTCTTAGCTGGTGTCTGCTCAAGATGCGTCACCTTTGCGGTGAGTTGTACCAACGTCTGGTTCATGAAGCCGACCTCTTTGGTTAGCCCTACCATTTCTTGTGCCAGTTGATGTACCACGCTCACAACGTCCTCTGCTTCTTTCATTCGATGCTTTAATGAGCCGATTTCTTTTCCGTGCTCTGCAAGTTTCACTTCTACTTCATTTTCTGTCATGTTTTCCCTCCGGTTTTTAAAGTATAAAAATAAGACCATCACGGTCTTGCTCTGATCTCCATATTCGCCACCTATAAAAATGTCTAAACAGTCTGTACTTCTGCGTAAGTTGTCTCCGCCAGAAGTGTCAGAGTTGCGTATTCCTCTTCGCTGATTCGGTTCATAGCGAAATAGACATCCAGTTTTGCAACCGCTTCATCCTTTGTGTTGTAAAACTTCTTTTCAATCAAATTTGTCATTAATTTTACGATTACTGTGTTATTCATGTGCTTCCTCACTTTCTAAGTTGTTTAAAATGTTATTCATGTCATTTTCTATCATTGTTGCCTGTGTTTCCATAGGCATTAAAGATAGCAGATTTGCTGTGTCAGCCTGGTATTGTCTTAATATACTTGCCACTTTTGCAGACACTTTTCCATCAATGTAGTTCTTTGTATCCGCCGTATATGTTACTTTAATATCGGGGTCAAGCTCCCCTCCGTCCGCTGTGATGACTGTGGTAGGGCAGTAGGTTTTTAATGCTCGGATAGCGTTTTGTTCGGATTGTGGTAGGGGGACGAATTCGGTTTCCTCAGTTTTGTAAACCATTGTTAATGGGTTATTTTCCATCCACTTAATAAACTCTTCTTTTGTCGCAATATCCGTATTAAAATACTGTGATTGCATACTTGGTTGATCAGAGTAGCGGTATAATTCTCCGGTATTATACGATCCATCCACATTTTTAAATTGCTTACAATAAGATGTTTGATAACCTTTTATCTTTTTTATGTTGGTTACAGTATACGTATACACACCATTACTGTGGTTTTTATAAAGTTTAAAACCATACGGGAACAAATCTGTCCGGGATGGTCGTATGTCTGTATCGATTGCCGACTGATACAACCACCCAATCTGTCCGTCCTGCTCAACCAGTTTATCCCATTTTGTAATAGGACGGTCGGAAGTTAAAACAACCGACTCTTTCTCAGTATACGGAGAACTTATATCAACTTTTTTAATAAAGTCATATGCAACATAAGCATTATCGGTATTAAGAATGTTAGCATTAACTCCTTGGTACAAAAATAATCCATCTACGGTCACAGTGAATGTATAACCTCTATATAATGAGTTCGGCAATCTACAGATACCGCTTACAACGCCAGTGCTGCTAATCGGATATCCTCTGGAATTATAATAAGCATAAAGTTGTCCAGAATTAGCAAATGTTCTTTCTTCATTCAATATACATACATTCACAACAGCAGATTTTACATCAACATAAATTCTATACGTTTTACCTTTTTCTAATGGAAGAGGTCTTATTTTGTCGGCATATGAACCTTTTTGCAAATAGCCACAGTTACTTACCTTCACATCCACTTCATACTTCTGCTTCTCATCATTCCACTTTCCGACACTCTTGATTTCCTGCGGATATTCTGGGCTTGGGGATGGTTTACCGCCTGTATAGGGTTCGTAGGAATCCAACTCAGTCTCCTCCCTAATCATCGGTAGAATTTCTAGCGGGTTTTCTGTTTCTATTCTGACCTCAATAGTTTCTTCTTTATCAATTTTAAAATTAAACTTGTTAGTAGCAGTCCATCCATTCGTAATGTTGCTTTTGTCTTCGTGTAATATATACAAGTTCTTTGACGTTTTTGAGCTATATACATAGTTTCCAATCTGCAATTTGAGATTTGTCTTGCTTTTTCCCTCTGCATAGATCGAAAATTTGTCCGGAAGCAAATTCTTCCCAGTAGTCTGCACCTGCTCCGTCTTCCCACCAAGCTCCAACCTCTTATTTACTCTCTCAGCACTATCCGGTATCACAAGTGGGCTTTCTCCACTCATGGTGTTTATAATTGCAATACCATCTCCGCCACCACTAGCGACTTCTCCAGGCACTACATTACCATCTTCTCCGATCACAAGAGCTTTACCCTTGTTCTCGATCCCCTGCTGTTTGTCCAGCTTAGTCTCCATCTGCGTTGTAAAGTCTTCCGGAATAGACTGCAATACCTCTGCGCCTTTATCCTGTACTTCCTTGATCTGCTTCGCTCCCTCTGCGACAATTCTATCAATTTGTTCTTGAGGGGAGGTTGTTATTTGATTCCAATGTCCATTTGTATATCTCCACAATATAGATGTTTCAATTACGAAATAAAAAGAATCAATAGGTGCAAGTAAATCATTACGTTGTTCTTCTGTTTCTATGGTTTGTATTTGCTCATAAACCGTACGAACTCCATGATTATCTAATATAATCTTCTTTTTATCGTAAACGAAAATAAGTTGCCCATCCTCAGGTGGGAGAGTAGACAACTTAGATTCAACTGTGGAGTATGCCTTTAATATAGTTTTTGTTTCAGCTTTTGCCATAATTAGCACCTCCGATTCTTATATATTTTTATAGTTAAAATTCTGTAATAGACAATTTATCATCTGTATAGGCTTTGCTTTGCTTAATAGCGTCGTTGATTTGGTCGGTTATATCTACTCCTCCTGATCCTACCGCACGTTTTACATAATCAACAACTGTTCCAGACTCACCTAAATCGCCAACTTTTGTATTCAAGGCTTCATTGGCAGCCTGCGCAGCTTCAGACAGAATTCCAGGTTTTGCAGCAGAAATCTTAGAATCAACAGTTGCAGCATCTACTTTTGTATTGACATTATCTTTGATAACTTTCAGTTTTCCGTCAATGTCAGTCTTTGTGTATGCATCCTCAATACCATATCCAGCTAATGTTGTGGCTTTGTCTGCTTTACCATCAACAGTATTTTTAAGAGCATCTACTTTACTTTGTGCATCTGTAGATGCCTCATTCAGTAATTCAGTTTGAGTCTTAGTGTATGTATCAAGTTTATCCTTATTTGCATGTTCATGTGCTTTTGCGATTGCTTCATTCAGAGCAGAGATATTTACTTTGGAAGATTTGATAACCTTTCCGGTAGCACCGCTCATTACAACGATCTCGCCTTCAATAGCAGAAGGATCGGCACTCGTAACAGCACCGTCAATGTTAGACTGCAACACGATTCCATCAGCATTAGATACAGATTCAACATTGTAATCTTTTACGATAAGAATTAAATCACCGATTTCACACTTCTGTCCAAGATATGTTCCGGCGAGAGCAACAACATATTTCTGTCCAGCTTTATATGCTTCATCAGGGAATGGATGGTCTTCATCAATTACAATCGGAACCTCAGATTTTGCAGCATTTACAATCGATTCTGCATATTCCTTTGTTGCAATATCTTTTCCTTCTAATTTCAGTGTTCCTGTAAAGTTTGCATTTGCAATATTTGCTTTTAGGTTAATGTCACCCTCAAGTTTTGTGATGCGTTTCTGGAAGTCTGTAATAGAAGTAGATACATCCTCGAATACTTTTACCCATTTTGCTCCATCCCAGATATAACCTACATTTGTATCAATGTAGATAATTCCCTGTTGCTGACCAGATTCAGGTCTTGTACCAACAACTACGTATTGTTTCATTGCGGACGGATCAGCTCCTACTGCTTCAAGAGTACAATTACCATTTGTTCCCTGTAAAACATAGGCTTTATATTTTCCATTCACTTTTGCAGTAATAATCTGACCTGCATAAGCATTTGGTTGTTTTGCATATGTAGATGCTGCTTCTTGGGTATCATGAACGGAAGAAGAGTCTAAAGCCAGTGGGTTCGCTCTGGAATAGGCTTTAACCACAGTCAATAATTCTTGTTCTTTATAATTTGCCATAATTTAATTTCTCCTTTCAGTTTATCCGATTGCAAAAGTGAAGTTCATAGGTGCCGCTGCGGGAACGCTTAAATTATAGACATAGCAGTTATAATCCTTTAATCCATTCTGTCCGCCTCTAGCATCAGCAACTTGAATCGTAGATTTTGTGAAAGAAGACAGCATTCCTTTATCTCCAAGATCATCGTAAATAACCTGTGTAAGTGTTCTTGGTTCTGGTAATGCGAATACGATATTCTGTTGACCAGTTTCTACTTTCATAGAAATTTTAGCCCCAGATCCAATATTAAGTCTCTTGTTTGATAATTTACGAACTGTATCAGAAGTAGGAGACTCAACTTTCCCGACTCCGCTTCCCCAGAATGAATTACGTCGTCCAGTGAATACATATCCTCCTGATGAAACAGTTCCCGCTTTGATTTGACCATCTGGAGATGGATTACCAAGGTTATCATTCTTAATTGCTCCATCTTTATAAGTAGCAGAAGCAGTAAAAGTCACTGTTTCATCACCGATAACGATTGCTTCACCTACATAATCAAGAGGAGATGTCGTTCCGTCTTTGACACTTTCGGCTCCTTTTTTAATGGAAATAGCAGTTAATTCACCGGCATCATTTTTATTAAATGTAGCTCTAATTTTTGGTGTAACAGATGTTCCGGCTTCAACAGTATCGGCAGCAGTTCCTGCGTTGTTAACTAAAGTAACACTAGGTTTTGTATAAGTAGCCGGAATTGATTTCTGGGTAATCAGATTAAGCAGACCATCCATATCAATTTCTTTTGGAATCGTCTGTCCTGCCTTAAGAGCGCCGAGATCTGTTCCTTTCAACGTGTACTCTTTAGATGATTTGGATTTCAGAAACTTTGTTTCTCCATTTTTGTTAATAAATGCAAGTTCATCAGTGTCGCTTGTGACAATGAAATCATTTGCATCCAGTTTTCCGGATGTTTTTGCTTCCTCAATTTTCCCCTTTTCACCTGTTGCAAATTTTACTTTTAAATCTGCCATGAGTTGTACCTCCTTAATTTTTCGTATATAAAAAGACGATAGAATGTTCTATCGCCTAAACTAAAATTCAACCATGTCAAAAGAGCCTCCGTCATCTTGGTCTTCTCCTATAACAGTAACTTCGTCTCCAATTGGAATATGGTTTGACAACAGCTGCAGTGTTTTCCCATTTTTAATTTGAATATTATCTGCCTTTGTTTTATCGTATATATCGGCAATTTTATCCAGAGCTGAAATCTTATTCTGTAAATCAGAAACAATCTGATCAACAAATTCAAGAGATTCATCTGGGACGAAAGAGTAGTAGTCTTTTAGAGGAGAAATTTTAATTACAAGTTCTCCAGTATGTACTACGAACACTTTTTTTACTTCCATATCTGTTTTTGTGAATGTCAACCGAATTGTAATGTCCCCAGCATATTGCGTTAATTCTGTATCTACTGGCAGAACATATCGAATGTGTTCTTTATACAATTCAGCATCTTTTTTTAAAATTTCTGCGTGTGGAACATTTGCTTGATCCACGTATTTTAATGTGGCAGTAAACTCATTCAAGTCCAATTCTCCATAATTCGGAGGGATTAAAATTTGAATTTTATCTGCTAATTTTTCTCTTTGATATAGTGTTGTGACGACAGTAGCAGTGAGGGATTTGTCGTCATTCATAATTATTGTGTAAATTGTGATCACCTCGTTTCAAATAAAAAACAGTCTATATTGACTGTCATTAAGCTATACTGTATGCGAATGTAACATGTCGTTCCAACATCCCGGTATTATCTGTAACAAAGCTAATCCTACCATTGTTTGATATTTGAATTCGTGTTGAGGCACCATATGTAGAGTTAGATGTAACATTTTGTGCAGTAGCAAAAACCGTTCCATAAGGTCTAAATCCATCAGGAATAGTTATTTCGGATATAGTTGCACTTTTGCTTGTGCCAGTAGCTCCAGTCCAAAAAATATTACATACACAAATCGATCCGAGTTTTACTAATCTTACATTCATGGAATTTCCCCAAGGTTGTCCATATAAGTCTCTTGTTTCAACTGTAAGAACACCATTAATTTGTTCTTTTAAAACTCGTCCTTGATTTGC
This window of the Mediterraneibacter gnavus ATCC 29149 genome carries:
- a CDS encoding phage holin — encoded protein: MKKINWIVRIKNKAFWVALIPAILLLIQAIAAVFGLTIDLGDLGDKLLTVINALFAVLAILGVVVDPTTPGTGDSERALTYK